The nucleotide sequence GAAGCTCGACGTTTAAAAATTCCTGTTATCGGTATTGTTGATACTAATAACTCCCCTGATAACATCGATTACGTTATTCCCGGTAATGATGATTCTATGCGAGCAGTTGATATCTATGTTCGTTGTATTGCAGATGCCATCCTCGATGCTAAGCGTGGTAACACAGTTGGTGGTGTACCCTCCGATGCTGAGTTTGTGGAGATTGCTGTTGCTGATAAAGAATCAGACAAAGCGGATGAGTAATTAATTTTGAATATAAAGGGGGGGCGTTGCGTCGTTAACGTGCCCCCTTTTTGCTATGTGGAGGATTGAAATATGTCGATTAGTGCTGCATTAGTCATGCAATTACGTGAGCGTACTGGCGCTGGAATGATGGAATGCAAGAAATTCTTGATTGCTACTAACGGTGATATTGAACTGGCAATTTCTGAAATGCGTAAAGCTGGACAGGCTAAAGCGGATAAGAAAGCAGATAGGGTTGCCGCAGAAGGGGTTATCGTTGTTGCTCGAGCAGCTGATGGCCGCTCTGCTGTTATGTTAGAAATTAATAGTGAAACTGACTTTGTAGCTCGTGATGAGAATTTCACTGGGTTTGCTGGTAAAGTTGCGGAAACAGCATTAAGAAGCGCAGCCAACGACGTGACTGCTTTAGCAAATGAAACTTTAATCAGTGCTAATAATACGATTGAACAAGCACGACAAGAACTCGTTGCTAAAATCGGTGAGAATATTAAGTTGCGTCGCATGGAGAGAATGCAGTGTGATGGCGTTATTGGTTTCTACCTCCATGGTACTCGCATTGGTGTTATGGTTGCTCTTAAGAATGGTGATGAAGCGCTTGCAAAAGATATTGCTATGCATATTGCTGCTAGCCGTCCGCTGGTAGTTAATCGTGATCAGGTTCCTGCAGAAGCGATCGAAAACGAGCGTGATATTTTCACAGCACAAGCACGCGAGAGTGGTAAGCCACAAGACATCATTGACAAAATGATTGAAGGGCGTATCAACAAGTTTATTGATGAAGTCAGTCTCTTAGGTCAGCCTTTTGTGAAGGATCCCAACAAGAAAGTGGGGCAATTACTAAAAGAAAAAAATGCTGAAGTAATCTCTTTCATTCGCTTCGAAGTAGGTGAAGGTATCGAGAAGAAAGAAGATAATTTCGTAGAAGAAGTAATGGCTCAGGTTCGTGATTAATTATGAATGGTAATCAGCATCCGCAATTAAAATATAAACGCATTTTACTTAAGTACAGTGGTGAAGCGTTAATGGGACAAGCCCAATTTG is from Legionella donaldsonii and encodes:
- the tsf gene encoding translation elongation factor Ts; amino-acid sequence: MSISAALVMQLRERTGAGMMECKKFLIATNGDIELAISEMRKAGQAKADKKADRVAAEGVIVVARAADGRSAVMLEINSETDFVARDENFTGFAGKVAETALRSAANDVTALANETLISANNTIEQARQELVAKIGENIKLRRMERMQCDGVIGFYLHGTRIGVMVALKNGDEALAKDIAMHIAASRPLVVNRDQVPAEAIENERDIFTAQARESGKPQDIIDKMIEGRINKFIDEVSLLGQPFVKDPNKKVGQLLKEKNAEVISFIRFEVGEGIEKKEDNFVEEVMAQVRD